A single window of Polyodon spathula isolate WHYD16114869_AA chromosome 2, ASM1765450v1, whole genome shotgun sequence DNA harbors:
- the LOC121304915 gene encoding glial cell line-derived neurotrophic factor-like, whose protein sequence is MPELYPEQFEDVVEFIQATIKRLKRSPDWALPAQNKGDKRRQKAPANTDTTIKKPARNRNQGCVLKEIHLNVTDLDLGYQTKEELLFRYCSGSCNSRDTTYDVILQNLIKNKKLVKEKVKMQACCRPTAFDDDVSFLDDNLIDYRTLKKHSARKCGCV, encoded by the coding sequence ATGCCAGAGCTGTATCCGGAGCAATTTGAAGATGTCGTGGAGTTCATTCAAGCCACAATAAAAAGATTAAAGAGATCCCCAGACTGGGCACTTCCAGCTCAGAACAAAGGGGACAAGAGACGGCAAAAAGCTCCAGCAAACACAGACACTACCATAAAAAAACCTGCCAGGAACAGGAACCAGGGCTGTGTTTTAAAGGAGATCCATTTAAATGTAACCGACCTGGATTTAGGTTACCAGACCAAAGAGGAGCTTCTTTTCAGGTACTGTAGCGGCTCCTGCAACTCCCGGGACACCACCTATGACGTGATACtgcaaaatttaataaaaaacaaaaagctggtCAAAGAGAAAGTGAAAATGCAGGCCTGCTGTCGGCCCACAGCCTTTGACGATGACGTATCGTTTTTAGACGACAACCTGATAGACTATCGCACGCTTAAAAAACATTCCGCCAGGAAATGTGGCTGTGTCTGA